A region of Phyllostomus discolor isolate MPI-MPIP mPhyDis1 chromosome 15, mPhyDis1.pri.v3, whole genome shotgun sequence DNA encodes the following proteins:
- the LOC118498320 gene encoding zinc finger protein 501-like produces the protein MCKEFDNAFKITSTLTHHHRFHTGHGPSKYRECGKAFSQSSDFNEYQQMYTGKNIFQCSEGDSAFIGSCILVHNHRIHTGEKHYEHRECGKVFRWSSTFTCHQGVHTAGKPYKYIQYDKAFTQFSNLTCHQNVRSGKNSYKCTHCWKVFRFPSTLTQHQKIHTGGKPYECTQCGRTFSQTRYLTEYQRIHTGEKPYECTQCGKDFRQQITLIQHQKIHTGEKPYKCTPCGKSFRHLATLINHQRMHTGEKPYECTQCGETFSQTKYLTQHQNIHSVKKPYECKQSGKAFRHPGTLTHLQRIHTGEKPYECTQCGKAFRHQGTLPHHQRIHAGEKPYECTQCGTTFSQTAHLTRHQKIHTAEKPYECTQFGKSFRHLTTLTSHQKIHIGEKPYECTQCGKAFTCSSTFILHQRGHSHEKVYVCKICGKAFHQCCNLSLHQKVHIGEKPCKC, from the coding sequence ATGTGCAAAGAATTTGACAATGCATTTAAGATTACCTCAACCCTTACCCATCATCACAGATTTCACACTGGGCATGGGCCTAGTAAATATAGAGAATGTGGTAAAGCTTTTAGCCAGTCTTCAGATTTCAATGAATATCAGCAAATGTATACAGGAAAGAATATTTTCCAATGTAGCGAAGGTGACAGTGCCTTTATAGGGTCCTGTATACTTGTACACAATCACAGAATTCATACTGGGGAAAAGCATTATGAGCATAGAGAATGTGGAAAAGTTTTTAGGTGGTCCTCAACCTTTACTTGTCATCAGGGAGTTCATACTGCAGGGAAAccgtataaatatatacaatatgacAAAGCATTTACACAGTTTTCAAACCTTACTTGCCACCAAAATGTTCGCAGTGGAAAGAACTCTTATAAATGTACACATTGTTGGAAAGTATTTCGATTCCCCTCAACccttactcaacatcagaaaattcatactggagggAAGCCTTATGAATGTACACAGTGTGGCAGAACCTTTAGCCAGACTAGATACCTGACTGAatatcagagaattcatactggagagaagccttatgaatgtaCACAGTGTGGGAAAGACTTTAGGCAGCAGATAACATTgattcaacatcagaaaattcacactggagagaagccataTAAATGTACACCATGTGGGAAATCCTTTAGGCACCTGGCAACACttattaatcatcagagaatgcaTACTGGCgagaagccttatgaatgtacacaatgtgggGAAACCTTTAGTCAGACTAAATACCTGACTCAACATCAGAACATTCATTCTGTaaagaaaccttatgaatgtaaaCAATCTGGGAAAGCCTTTAGACACCCGGGAACCCTTACTCACcttcagagaattcatactggagagaagccctatgaatgtacacaatgtgggaAAGCATTCAGACACCAGGGAACACTTCCTCACCATCAGAGAATTCatgctggagagaagccttatgaatgtacacaatgtggtACAACCTTTAGCCAGACTGCACACCTGACTCggcatcagaaaattcatactgcagagaagccttatgaatgtacacaatTTGGGAAATCCTTTAGGCACCTGACAACACTTACTAGccatcagaaaattcatattggagagaagccttatgaatgcACACAGTGTGGCAAAGCTTTTACATGCTCCTCAACCTTTATTCTTCATCAGAGAGGTCATTCTCATGAAAAGgtttatgtatgtaaaatatgtgGTAAAGCCTTTCACCAGTGCTGTAACCTTTCTCTGCATCAGAAAGTTCATATAGGAGAGAAGCCTTGTAAGTGCTGA